The nucleotide window CGCCAGGGGCTTCCGTAACCCAAAAAACTGGCGAATCGCCATCCTCTTCCATATGGGTAAATTACATCTCTCCCCTTATCATCCTCACCTCTCTTCCCAAGCCGTTTGACGAAGAGGCAAAAATCACAACTTGCCCCTTGCTAAAAACCACAGTTGCTCTGCGGGAGAACCTTCCTGGGCTCCTTCCTAGAACGTCACCCCGATCTGGGCACCCAGCACGAGGGCGTTCGGGATGGTTCCCGTCCCACCCGGGTTAATGATCCACTGGGCATCAGGCTGGATGTAGGCAAACTTGGTCAGGTTAATACGGTAGCCAAACTCATAGGCCAGCTCATACGTGGCGTAACCGCCAGCTGTGGCCTGATTGGCCTGGGCGTAGTTGGAGCTGAAGTTGCCGTAGGCCACGCCGAAGATGGAGACGTCCTGCGGACGGAATGGGATCATGCCGGTGTAAACCAAACCGCCATTGTACTGGAAGGGGACCTTGGCCGTATTCTGCTGAGGGCAAAGCATGAAGGCGCTCCAGGCGGTGAGACCGGTGTCTTTGAAAGGGCTCATCCGGTAAAGCATCTGGTCGAAATGCCAGTAGAGCCCGTAGGCGCCGTTCTGGCGTTGGCTGCTCCCAAACTGCGGATAGGTCCAGGTGGAGTAGTAGCCACCCATCCAGTAGTGGCCGGGAAGCCCGTGAGGGATGGCGTCGCTGGCTGGAGTAGCGAAGGTCTTTCCGTCCTTCCCGTTCGCTGAGGTAACCGACTTACCATCAGTCGAATCAGTCGATTTGGCGGAGGTGGTGGGAGCAGGAGTAGCAGGCGTGGAGAACTCATGGGCCCATCCGTACTGGCCGATGACCATGACTCCGTCGCCGGGGTTCATATCCCAGTTGAAGCCATGCATGTAGGACTGGGACACCTGAGGGGTGACCTGGTAGATGCCCAGCATCAACTCAGTCTCCTTGGTCACCAAAGCCCTCAGTCGTGAACCCCAGACGGCCCAGGGATAGGTGGTAAACTTACCGTTCACGGGAAGCGACTGGGGGTTGCCGTCGATGCCGTTGTTCATGTAGAGCCAGTAGAGGGGGGAGGAGGCGAAGTCATCACCCGCGGCCATGCGCCCGAACTTGAAGCTGAAGCGGTCGTTGCAGAAGCGCTGGTTGTAGGCGAGCCCGTAGAAGATGAAGCCAGTGCCTCCGTAGACCTGTTGGACGGTGAACTGGTTGCCGACGTTCCGAGCGGTGAGGTTGTTTCCGTTGCGCTCGATACCGATCACGCTCAGGGTACCGCCCTCATAGCCGAACAAGGGTTTGGACTGGAATTCCAGATCGAATGTGAAGTTATCGCAGTAGGTGAACCCGGCGCTTTTGCCGCCGACAGGGTTGCCGGCGAGGTTGGCCGTGTAGGATACGGAGATATCAAGACCATGGTTCGCCAGTGTGTCACGGAGACCGAACCAGTTCATGGTCGCGTAGTCGGATTGGAACCAGTTTTTCGAGTTATCTCGATTTGAACGGTAAGGCTCCCAGAAACGCTGCATGTTCCAGTTCAGCTCGGGAATCTGATAGGGGATATCAAAGCGGAGCTCCTCATTAGGAGTGATCATGGCCGGCATGGGAATATGGACGGTGGCCATGCCGGGCACCTCGTGGGTGGTGATCAGCGAGGCGGCGAGAAGAAGGGGGAGCATCATGATGATTTTGAGGGGTGAGACGTGAGAAAAGCGTGAAGTTCAGATGCCTTGCAACCTCATTTTGGGGAAGGCTTGGATTCCTTAACGCAGAGCTTGTCGAAGAATTCCTGCAAGGGCATGGTTTCTGTAATGCGTCACATCTTTGTCTCCGGTTGCTACGACATCATTCATGCCGGTCATGTGCAGTTTTTTCGGGAGGCGAAATCGCTGGGAGATTTTCTGACCGTCTCCTTTGCCTCGAGCGATGTCCTCTGGGCGCACAAGCAGCGGCGTTCTTCACTGCCCGACGAGCATAAGAAAGGGATCCTGGAAGCCTTGGACATGGTCGATCAAGTGGTCATCGGCACAGGCACCGAGCATGGGTTCGATTTCCTGGAGGATTTCCGACGTCTCCGGCCCGATGTCTTGGCTGTCACTGAGGACGACCAGTATGGCGATAAGAAAAGGGAACTCTGTGCGGAGACAGGAGCCGAGTATGTCATCCTCCCCAAGACGCCTCCGAAATACGAACCAGTCTCGACCTCGCAACTGGTGAAGTGGATCAGGGCGCCAAAGGATGCTCCACTGAGGGTTGATTTCGCCGGCGGTTGGCTGGATGTTCCGCGTTATGCAAGACCGGGTGGCTTCATCGTGAACTGCGCCATCCAGCCAAAGGTCTCCTTACGCGACTGGGGCTATGAGCGTAATGCCGGACTCGGCGGAAGCGGTGCTTGGGCGCTCCTTAACGGACACACGGGTGTCGAGGAGGAACTCGGCCTTGGCGTCGGCTGGCAGGATCCCGCTGTAATCCGCGAAACAGGACTCTGTGTCTGGCGCAGCGGCGTTAAGCCCTCACTGGAACTCAAAACCGACGGGACGATGATTCATGGGCTCATGGCACTCTGGTGGAGCGGAAAACCGCACGACACCCCGGCTATGGCTGACCAGCATCGGGATTACGCCGCCATCGAAGCGGCCGGCCACCTCGCCCGAGAGGGAGTTCTTTCAGGTGATGTCAATAAACTTGGCGAGGGTGTCTCCGCCTCATACTCGGTACAACTCAGCGAGGGAATGTCACCACTCCCCGAGGCTCCGGGATGCCTCGGCCGCAAATATTGCGGTGGCGGCTTCGGTGGCTACGCCCTCTACCTGTTCGGCCGGGAGGAGGATCGACGTGCGTTTCTAGCACAGACGGCAGATGCCCGCCCCATCGAACCGTACTCCAACTGGGAGTAGAACCGCTCTTTCTTTGAGAACGGTGCTCAGTGCGCCTTCAGCGCGTTCACGCTGGAGAGGATGCCCGAGATCATTGAGTAGGCCACCACGCCCACAAAAAGAGCCACAATCAAGATGACTGCGGGCTGGATCAGCGTGGTGAGATGTTGAATGCGGGAAGTCAGCTCGCGGTCGTAGCGCTTGGCTGCGCGGGCCAGAGATCCTGCCAGATCACCGGTCTGCTCACCGACCGCCAGGATATCAAGAAGGACCGGAGGGAAAAATCCGGTGCGGCGCATCGCCGAAGCAAGCGAGCTTCCCTCGCGCACCATGTCGCCGACTTTCTCGAGCAATCCCTTCAAGTAGACATTTCCGGTTGCGGCACGCATCAGATCCATGGCCGAGAGCATCGTGACGCCGTTGGAGACCAGGGTGGAGAGATTCTGCATCACTTCGGCATAGAAGCGGGCCTTCAGCACCGGTCCGACCACGGGCACATCGAGTTGGGCACGGTGCCACCACGCCCGTCCAGCAGGTGTGGCGACCGCCATGCGCAGTCCGGTGATGACTGCTCCGATAAAAGCCGCGATCGCCCACCACCAGTGGGCGCAGAAGAGACTGGTCGTGATCAACGCCTGGGTGATCGCGGGAAGTTTCTGTCCCGATTTTCCAAGCAGAACCGAGAGCTGAGGCACCAGGAAGGTGAGGAAGATGAACATGAGCAGTATCGCCGAGGAGAAGACGATCGCGGGATAGACAAGTGCAGAGGTCACCTTCTTGCCTAGCTCCCCAACCATCTCTAGGTGGGCACACTGGCGCTTCAGGATCTGGGGAAGCACTCCGCCCGCTTCACCTGCGGCGACCAGGTTGCAGTAGAGCGGGTCGAATGACTTGCCACAGCTCCGAAGAGCCTTGGAAAAACCGACGCCCTCGCGCACCAGTTGACGCAGATGAGCGGCCACGATCTTCACTGGCGATTTCTCCTGGCGCTGCTCGATCACCTTGAGGGCTCCCTCGAGCTGAAGACCAGCATCTAGGAGCTCCGCAAGCTCCTCGGTGAAGAAGAGCAGCTGGGGCGTGGTCAGCTTAGGTAGATTCTCGGCGGAAGGCACCTCTCCGGACTTTGCCTTGGCGGCACCGGGAGAGGAGGATCCGAAGAAAGACTTCTTTGAAGCTGAGGAAGATGCCGCCCCCTCCTCCACGACCTTGCTAGGCTGCAGGCCGCGCTCACGCAGCTTGCGGTAGGCATCCGATCCGGAGAGCGCCTCGATACGACCACTCTCGGAACGACAGGCAGCGTCTTGGGCTTTGAAGGAAAAGAAAGGCATTGAAGGAGACAGTTAAGGCACTCCCATCGATCCCGAGCTCAACGAAGGTGTCAATGGTATTTCGGACTTGGTGACAACCCGGAGGACGATGATCCTGCCTTCACTAGTAAAAGGGAGACTCTTGTGACGCCTTCGTCGGCAAAGGTACTCTGAGGATAGCGATGCTGCAGGTTCAAATAGAGCCCAAGGGCAACACCGGGGAATGATTGCTCGATCCGAGCTGCCTTCGCCAATCCCTCGGCAAGTGGTTCTACGCCAGGAAGCATCTCCTGCTGAAAGGCTAATAGCTTCTCCTGATCCGGGTAACGAAGGTTGAGGGTTTTAGCCAGTTCCCAAGCACCGACCCGGTTACCCAGATCCAGGAATTGGCGTGAACGC belongs to Verrucomicrobiota bacterium and includes:
- a CDS encoding type II secretion system F family protein; this encodes MPFFSFKAQDAACRSESGRIEALSGSDAYRKLRERGLQPSKVVEEGAASSSASKKSFFGSSSPGAAKAKSGEVPSAENLPKLTTPQLLFFTEELAELLDAGLQLEGALKVIEQRQEKSPVKIVAAHLRQLVREGVGFSKALRSCGKSFDPLYCNLVAAGEAGGVLPQILKRQCAHLEMVGELGKKVTSALVYPAIVFSSAILLMFIFLTFLVPQLSVLLGKSGQKLPAITQALITTSLFCAHWWWAIAAFIGAVITGLRMAVATPAGRAWWHRAQLDVPVVGPVLKARFYAEVMQNLSTLVSNGVTMLSAMDLMRAATGNVYLKGLLEKVGDMVREGSSLASAMRRTGFFPPVLLDILAVGEQTGDLAGSLARAAKRYDRELTSRIQHLTTLIQPAVILIVALFVGVVAYSMISGILSSVNALKAH
- a CDS encoding carbohydrate porin codes for the protein MMLPLLLAASLITTHEVPGMATVHIPMPAMITPNEELRFDIPYQIPELNWNMQRFWEPYRSNRDNSKNWFQSDYATMNWFGLRDTLANHGLDISVSYTANLAGNPVGGKSAGFTYCDNFTFDLEFQSKPLFGYEGGTLSVIGIERNGNNLTARNVGNQFTVQQVYGGTGFIFYGLAYNQRFCNDRFSFKFGRMAAGDDFASSPLYWLYMNNGIDGNPQSLPVNGKFTTYPWAVWGSRLRALVTKETELMLGIYQVTPQVSQSYMHGFNWDMNPGDGVMVIGQYGWAHEFSTPATPAPTTSAKSTDSTDGKSVTSANGKDGKTFATPASDAIPHGLPGHYWMGGYYSTWTYPQFGSSQRQNGAYGLYWHFDQMLYRMSPFKDTGLTAWSAFMLCPQQNTAKVPFQYNGGLVYTGMIPFRPQDVSIFGVAYGNFSSNYAQANQATAGGYATYELAYEFGYRINLTKFAYIQPDAQWIINPGGTGTIPNALVLGAQIGVTF
- a CDS encoding adenylyltransferase/cytidyltransferase family protein — its product is MRHIFVSGCYDIIHAGHVQFFREAKSLGDFLTVSFASSDVLWAHKQRRSSLPDEHKKGILEALDMVDQVVIGTGTEHGFDFLEDFRRLRPDVLAVTEDDQYGDKKRELCAETGAEYVILPKTPPKYEPVSTSQLVKWIRAPKDAPLRVDFAGGWLDVPRYARPGGFIVNCAIQPKVSLRDWGYERNAGLGGSGAWALLNGHTGVEEELGLGVGWQDPAVIRETGLCVWRSGVKPSLELKTDGTMIHGLMALWWSGKPHDTPAMADQHRDYAAIEAAGHLAREGVLSGDVNKLGEGVSASYSVQLSEGMSPLPEAPGCLGRKYCGGGFGGYALYLFGREEDRRAFLAQTADARPIEPYSNWE